The Sinorhizobium fredii genome contains the following window.
AATGCGCCGGATATTCTCGTCGATGCCGCTTGCGAAGGTCGACCGAGGCGTGGCGGTGATGAGCCGCCATCGCTCAAACGGAAGGCGCGACGACGACACAAAGACGGGTCCGAGTGCGGCGCTTTGCGTGACGGCACGAAACGCAGCTCCTCCGTTGAGAGCCACCGCCTCTGCCGCGGCCGCCGCGACGGCATCAGACTCCGGGAAATCGGAAAAGTGCGCCGCCATCACACCGTCGGAAGGCTGCGAGTTGGCCAGTACGCGGCCATGCTCATCGAGAACGAAGGCCTTGCTGCCGACTGGCATGTTGACCGCCTTGAGCGCTTGCGACAGGCGTCTGAGACTAACCGCCACCATCACCACGCCGGCAAACTTCCCGAACATGTCGACGCGCGTCGAGAGAACGATGGATGGCTCGAACCCGTTCGGCAGAACATTGGTGACCGTCCAGACAGGGTCACCTCCGTCCCTTCCCAGACGATACCAGGGCGCGCCGAGCGCCACATAGGCGCTTTCCGCCTTGATGCGCTGCTCGAAAAAGATGTCTCCGGGGATCGGCCGATAGCGGTCACGCCTGAGTTGACGCAATTCTCCCGGCTCGGCGACGCCGATTTCGACCATTTCGATCCGCCCGTCGGCAGTCGCATGCGAACCGAAGAAGCGCCCATCCGGAAAGCCGAAGCCGATCCAGGTGATCGCCGACTGTTCGCGTAACAGGGAAAGGAACAGGAACTCGCGTTTCACCTCGTCGCCGGCGCTGATGGCACCCTGGAAAAGGATGGATCGGACGATCTCAGCCGTGCTCGAAACGAGGGCGAGCGTCGAGGTGAGATCATTGCGGACGGACCCGGCCGTCTGCGTATCGAGACTGGCTACGACCTCGTCGATGTTCTCGCTGGCGGCACGCTGCCAGATAAGATGGATGAGCGCGGCAGTCGACAGGACCGCGAGCAAGAGCAGAAGCACGACGACT
Protein-coding sequences here:
- a CDS encoding adenylate/guanylate cyclase domain-containing protein; the protein is MYRPKLAQVVVLLLLLAVLSTAALIHLIWQRAASENIDEVVASLDTQTAGSVRNDLTSTLALVSSTAEIVRSILFQGAISAGDEVKREFLFLSLLREQSAITWIGFGFPDGRFFGSHATADGRIEMVEIGVAEPGELRQLRRDRYRPIPGDIFFEQRIKAESAYVALGAPWYRLGRDGGDPVWTVTNVLPNGFEPSIVLSTRVDMFGKFAGVVMVAVSLRRLSQALKAVNMPVGSKAFVLDEHGRVLANSQPSDGVMAAHFSDFPESDAVAAAAAEAVALNGGAAFRAVTQSAALGPVFVSSSRLPFERWRLITATPRSTFASGIDENIRRIPIAVLAIAGLAATTAVVFANLLFARPLARLAVQLRAVEHFSFESVRHHPTFLAELNDFSDALKRMSIGLSAFARYMPLDVVRPLVEGSIEPKPGGELCDITVMFADLPGFTELTERLGPAVEPHLTRFLTTAVAAIHAEGGTVDKFIGDAVMAIWNAPGRQADHAARACRAATAIRDAMHTEPPVSVGHGEVRVRIGINSGTALIGNIGSAERLSYTAIGDTVNLASRLVGVAKEHGVEIVLSDATVQASDAFAHTTSLGLATVRGKAEPVAVYTIDPPDVAFQGGDNGNGTYHGDDDCLLTAQAFRC